Proteins co-encoded in one Bubalus bubalis isolate 160015118507 breed Murrah chromosome 7, NDDB_SH_1, whole genome shotgun sequence genomic window:
- the LOC102399410 gene encoding UDP-glucuronosyltransferase 2C1 isoform X1 has product MKTVKGFYVLFMLHLWFFDSGRTGKILVWPMDFSHWINLKIILDELYLGGHEITVLIPSTSSLLDHTQIPFNVEILEIPISKESFMEEFTANLYTLSFELPKVSWWERQVRLTKMLKTFLATIRSICDSVVMNKELLTRLQAAKFDICIADPLSFCGELVAELLNIPFIYSFRFSYGNVIERLCAGLPMPSSYVPGTVSGLTDSMTFIQRLENWLSYTVNDVMYSYFVFPEWDEYYSKVLGKSTKLCEIMGKAEMWLIRTNWDFEFPHPFLPNFEFVGGLHCKPAKPLPKEFEEFVQSSGKNGVVVFTLGSMVKNLTEENSKMIASALAQIPQKVLWKYGGKKPENLGANTRIYEWIPQNDLLGHPKTRAFITHCGTNGVYEAIYHGVPMVGIPLFGDQYGNVARVKAKGAAIELDLQRMTSSDLLNALKAVINNPSYKENAMELSRIHHDTPVKPLKRAVFWIEFIMHHKGAKHLRPAFHDLTWYQHHSLDVIGFLLACVATIIFLVTKCCLFCCGKFGKISKKKKRE; this is encoded by the exons ATGAAGACTGTGAAAGGCTTCTATGTCCTTTTCATGCTGCATCTATGGTTCTTTGACTCTGGAAGGACCGGAAAGATACTTGTATGGCCCATGGATTTCAGTCACTGGATTAATTTAAAGATTATTCTGGATGAACTCTACCTTGGTGGGCATGAGATAACTGTCCTCATACCTTCAACAAGTTCTCTGCTTGATCATACCCAGATTCCCTTTAACGTGGAGATCCTTGAAATTCCAATAAGTAAAGAAAGTTTCATGGAAGAATTCACTGCTAATCTCTACACACTTTCTTTTGAACTGCCGAAAGTTTCATGGTGGGAGAGGCAAGTACGACTGACGAAAATGTTGAAAACGTTTTTAGCAACAATCAGAAGCATTTGTGACAGTGTTGTCATGAACAAGGAGTTGCTCACCAGGCTTCAGGCAGCTAAGTTTGATATCTGTATTGCTGACCCTTTAAGCTTCTGTGGGGAGTTAGTGGCTGAGCTTCTCAACATTCCATTTATATACTCCTTTCGGTTTTCCTATGGGAATGTCATTGAGAGATTGTGTGCTGGGCTTCCTATGCCTTCTTCATATGTTCCTGGCACCGTATCAGGACTGACAGACAGCATGACTTTTATACAGAGGCTGGAGAACTGGTTATCATATACAGTGAATGACGTGATGTAttcatattttgtatttccaGAATGGGATGAATATTACAGCAAGGTTTTAG GAAAATCTACCAAATTATGTGAGATTATGGGAAAAGCTGAAATGTGGTTGATTCGAACTAACTGGGATTTTGAATTTCCTCACCCTTTCTTACCTAACTTTGAATTTGTTGGAGGACTGCACTGCAAGCCTGCAAAACCCTTGCCTAAG GAGTTTGAAGAGTTTGTTCAAAGTTCTGGAAAAAATGGAGTCGTGGTGTTTACTCTGGGATCAATGGTCAAAAACCTCACAGAAGAAAACTCTAAAATGATTGCATCAGCCCTTGCCCAAATTCCACAAAAg GTTCTGTGGAAATATGGaggaaagaaaccagaaaatttAGGAGCCAATACCCGGATATATGAATGGATTCCACAGAATGATCTTCTTG gtcaTCCCAAAACCAGAGCTTTTATCACTCACTGTGGAACCAATGGTGTCTATGAAGCTATCTACCATGGGGTCCCTATGGTGGGAATCCCCCTGTTTGGTGATCAGTATGGCAATGTTGCTCGTGTTAAAGCCAAAGGAGCGGCTATTGAATTAGACTTGCAGAGAATGACGAGTTCCGATCTGCTTAACGCTTTGAAGGCAGTTATTAACAACCCTAG CTATAAAGAGAATGCTATGGAGTTATCAAGAATTCACCATGATACACCGGTGAAGCCCCTCAAACGAGCAGTCTTCTGGATTGAGTTTATCATGCATCACAAAGGAGCCAAACATCTTCGACCAGCCTTTCACGACCTCACCTGGTACCAGCACCACTCTTTGGATGTGATTGGCTTCCTGCTAGCTTGTGTGGCAACTATTATATTCCTGGTCACTAAATGTTGCCTGTTTTGTTGTGGGAAGTTTGGTAAAatttccaagaagaaaaagagagagtag
- the LOC102399410 gene encoding UDP-glucuronosyltransferase 2A1 isoform X2, with product MDCSLPGSSVHGIFQARALEWGAIAFSDIHIQVHISSIGYKGKSTKLCEIMGKAEMWLIRTNWDFEFPHPFLPNFEFVGGLHCKPAKPLPKEFEEFVQSSGKNGVVVFTLGSMVKNLTEENSKMIASALAQIPQKVLWKYGGKKPENLGANTRIYEWIPQNDLLGHPKTRAFITHCGTNGVYEAIYHGVPMVGIPLFGDQYGNVARVKAKGAAIELDLQRMTSSDLLNALKAVINNPSYKENAMELSRIHHDTPVKPLKRAVFWIEFIMHHKGAKHLRPAFHDLTWYQHHSLDVIGFLLACVATIIFLVTKCCLFCCGKFGKISKKKKRE from the exons atggactgcagcctaccaggctcctctgtccatgggattttccaggcaagagcactggaatggggtgccattgccttctccgacatccACATACAAGTCCACATTTCATCCATCGGTTACAAGG GAAAATCTACCAAATTATGTGAGATTATGGGAAAAGCTGAAATGTGGTTGATTCGAACTAACTGGGATTTTGAATTTCCTCACCCTTTCTTACCTAACTTTGAATTTGTTGGAGGACTGCACTGCAAGCCTGCAAAACCCTTGCCTAAG GAGTTTGAAGAGTTTGTTCAAAGTTCTGGAAAAAATGGAGTCGTGGTGTTTACTCTGGGATCAATGGTCAAAAACCTCACAGAAGAAAACTCTAAAATGATTGCATCAGCCCTTGCCCAAATTCCACAAAAg GTTCTGTGGAAATATGGaggaaagaaaccagaaaatttAGGAGCCAATACCCGGATATATGAATGGATTCCACAGAATGATCTTCTTG gtcaTCCCAAAACCAGAGCTTTTATCACTCACTGTGGAACCAATGGTGTCTATGAAGCTATCTACCATGGGGTCCCTATGGTGGGAATCCCCCTGTTTGGTGATCAGTATGGCAATGTTGCTCGTGTTAAAGCCAAAGGAGCGGCTATTGAATTAGACTTGCAGAGAATGACGAGTTCCGATCTGCTTAACGCTTTGAAGGCAGTTATTAACAACCCTAG CTATAAAGAGAATGCTATGGAGTTATCAAGAATTCACCATGATACACCGGTGAAGCCCCTCAAACGAGCAGTCTTCTGGATTGAGTTTATCATGCATCACAAAGGAGCCAAACATCTTCGACCAGCCTTTCACGACCTCACCTGGTACCAGCACCACTCTTTGGATGTGATTGGCTTCCTGCTAGCTTGTGTGGCAACTATTATATTCCTGGTCACTAAATGTTGCCTGTTTTGTTGTGGGAAGTTTGGTAAAatttccaagaagaaaaagagagagtag